A stretch of Leptospira bouyouniensis DNA encodes these proteins:
- the scpB gene encoding SMC-Scp complex subunit ScpB, translated as MEERNYTKGLLEALLFLSSDPIKLSALAKSCGIEKTEARELLDELILDYQEREGGFLLREIAGGYQFITNQKYSEILSHIFKDKKRETLSRGTLDTLAIIAYKQPITLTELDEIRGVSSRAMVASLMSKKLVKAVGQKEVPGRPTLYGTTNEFLLHFGLSKLTDLPTPVEVKELKFEEFSLDSIVVTDETEMNPDFDLDSLPEELKEEKINE; from the coding sequence TTGGAAGAAAGAAACTATACAAAGGGCCTTCTTGAGGCACTTCTCTTTTTGTCTTCGGATCCAATCAAATTATCTGCCCTTGCTAAGTCTTGTGGAATCGAAAAAACCGAAGCTCGAGAACTTTTAGATGAATTGATTTTGGATTACCAAGAAAGAGAAGGTGGTTTTTTGCTAAGAGAAATCGCTGGTGGATACCAATTCATTACCAATCAAAAATACAGCGAAATCTTATCTCATATATTTAAAGATAAAAAAAGGGAAACTCTCTCTAGAGGGACTCTCGATACCCTCGCGATCATTGCATACAAACAACCAATCACCTTAACAGAGTTAGATGAAATTCGTGGTGTATCTTCTAGGGCAATGGTTGCAAGCCTTATGTCCAAAAAATTAGTCAAAGCAGTTGGACAAAAAGAAGTTCCAGGTCGACCAACTTTATATGGTACTACAAACGAATTTTTATTACATTTTGGATTGAGTAAACTCACTGACCTTCCTACTCCAGTGGAAGTGAAAGAGCTCAAATTTGAAGAGTTTTCACTAGATTCTATTGTTGTGACAGATGAGACAGAAATGAATCCGGACTTTGATTTAGATTCTCTACCTGAAGAATTAAAAGAAGAGAAAATCAATGAGTAA
- a CDS encoding prephenate dehydrogenase, with product MKLDRVLIYGMGLMGGSLSLTIREKFPNAKIFAVVRSEKSKNSIIQKKLADQVLLNDETFSIDWDQYDLVVFSTPVTSVLKLIPSLPKKSSTIFMDLGSTKQSIVAAVDQHFGNFEHNYISAHPMCGSEQTGPLAAIPNLYQDKLCILTKPKAASQTSFEAVNKFWETIGSWTIPMDANVHDETLAYVSHLPHVISTILVNVAGKNKTTMEQVSSITKPITGGGFRDMSRIAGSNAEMWASIFEENKVFLKNSIDDFIKELKEFRKLFQEETNLDESSIHSIWDLALKQKEIIQKTK from the coding sequence ATGAAACTAGACCGTGTTCTCATTTATGGAATGGGGCTTATGGGAGGGTCTCTATCATTAACGATTCGTGAAAAATTCCCCAATGCAAAAATATTTGCTGTGGTTCGGTCAGAAAAAAGTAAAAACTCAATTATTCAAAAAAAATTAGCTGACCAAGTATTGTTAAACGATGAAACTTTTAGTATCGATTGGGATCAATATGATCTTGTTGTATTTAGTACACCTGTAACGTCAGTTTTAAAACTCATTCCTAGTTTACCAAAAAAAAGTTCGACAATTTTTATGGATTTAGGGTCCACCAAACAATCTATTGTTGCAGCAGTGGACCAACATTTCGGAAATTTTGAGCACAACTATATTTCTGCACATCCCATGTGTGGTTCTGAACAAACAGGGCCCCTTGCAGCAATACCAAATCTTTACCAAGATAAACTGTGTATCTTAACCAAACCAAAGGCTGCGAGCCAAACTTCATTTGAAGCAGTAAATAAATTTTGGGAAACAATTGGGTCTTGGACGATTCCAATGGATGCAAATGTACATGACGAAACCTTGGCTTATGTTTCTCATCTACCACATGTGATTTCGACGATCCTTGTTAATGTTGCTGGCAAAAACAAAACGACGATGGAACAAGTATCTTCGATAACGAAACCAATTACTGGTGGAGGTTTTCGTGATATGTCAAGGATCGCTGGTTCTAATGCAGAGATGTGGGCATCGATATTCGAGGAAAATAAAGTATTTTTAAAAAACTCTATTGATGATTTTATAAAAGAACTTAAAGAATTTCGTAAACTATTTCAAGAAGAAACTAATCTTGATGAATCCAGCATTCATTCCATTTGGGATTTAGCACTGAAACAAAAAGAAATCATTCAGAAAACAAAATGA
- a CDS encoding segregation and condensation protein A, translating to MSQTPEFIVRWQNQDGGLTEGPLTVLWSLIDSYKVDIFEVSLSRITSDFIQFLRTSQSLSIELTSEFAVMASHLVYLKSKALLPDPGFEEEDYDPPLPKELVDKLLEHKKFQMAGQRLAELDRLTAGMFTRETNQVLDETEVWLDVSLVDLISAFNSILEQESSNEEEEQIPIYEGVSQYSVEDKMAYLQNLLEKSGEIHFLDLFENDKPEKKEIVAAFLAVLEVVKIRVCKVVQHAVFGEIKIVKV from the coding sequence GTGTCTCAAACCCCGGAGTTTATCGTCCGGTGGCAAAACCAGGACGGTGGATTGACTGAAGGACCTTTGACGGTTTTATGGTCTCTGATTGATAGTTATAAGGTTGATATTTTTGAAGTCTCCCTTTCGCGTATCACATCTGATTTCATTCAATTTTTGAGAACGAGTCAATCCTTGTCCATTGAGCTTACCTCTGAGTTTGCTGTGATGGCGTCACATTTGGTGTACTTAAAATCTAAGGCATTACTCCCTGACCCAGGTTTTGAAGAGGAAGATTACGATCCGCCCCTACCGAAAGAACTTGTGGATAAACTTTTGGAACACAAAAAATTCCAAATGGCTGGGCAACGCCTCGCTGAACTGGACAGATTGACCGCAGGAATGTTCACGAGAGAAACCAACCAAGTTTTAGATGAAACGGAAGTATGGCTCGATGTGAGCCTTGTTGATTTGATTTCTGCCTTCAATTCCATTTTGGAACAGGAGAGTTCCAATGAGGAAGAGGAACAAATCCCTATCTACGAAGGGGTTTCCCAATATTCGGTAGAAGATAAAATGGCCTACTTGCAGAATTTATTGGAAAAATCTGGCGAAATTCACTTTTTGGATTTGTTTGAAAATGACAAACCAGAAAAAAAAGAAATCGTCGCAGCCTTCCTTGCTGTATTAGAAGTTGTTAAAATCCGAGTTTGCAAAGTGGTCCAACACGCAGTTTTCGGAGAAATCAAAATAGTCAAGGTTTAG
- the pheA gene encoding prephenate dehydratase — translation MSNAEEELKKLRADIDSLDSQIINLIQKRAGFAQEIGRVKKESGGPIYRPDREKDVYEKVTKLSEGPLPSAVIRAIYREMMSGTIALEHPLKIGFLGPEGSFSHSALRSKFGTSIEAVPQTSIPDVFRMVEEEKLDYGVVPVENSTEGQVSSTLDMFLETDLIVYSELYQRISFSLLGFETDLASVKKLYGIRIGNEQCRNWISANLPNAEVVDTSSTAMAAKLVSERRDGLAIASKIAGEIYNLGIIAEGIEDYSGNTTRFLVIGKTESPQTNEDKTSIVFSIPNQTGSLFQILKTFNDVSVNLTKIESRPLKRNLWEYHFFIDFIGHKSDPKIKSLLETIRSQCTALKVLGSYPTAGSFPT, via the coding sequence ATGAGTAATGCAGAAGAAGAATTAAAAAAACTCAGGGCTGATATCGATTCTCTCGATTCTCAAATTATCAATCTGATTCAAAAACGTGCAGGTTTCGCACAAGAAATTGGTCGTGTAAAAAAAGAATCAGGTGGTCCGATTTATAGACCTGACCGTGAAAAAGATGTTTATGAAAAAGTTACAAAACTTTCCGAAGGTCCTCTTCCTTCTGCAGTAATCCGCGCAATCTATCGTGAAATGATGTCAGGTACAATCGCCTTAGAACATCCGTTAAAGATCGGTTTTTTAGGACCAGAAGGTAGTTTTTCTCATTCAGCATTACGTTCAAAATTTGGTACTTCCATTGAAGCTGTACCACAAACTTCTATTCCTGATGTATTTCGTATGGTAGAAGAAGAAAAATTAGATTATGGCGTTGTCCCAGTGGAAAATTCGACTGAAGGACAAGTGAGTTCTACTCTTGATATGTTTTTAGAAACAGATCTCATTGTGTATTCAGAGTTATACCAAAGGATTTCATTTTCTTTACTAGGGTTTGAAACAGATTTAGCATCTGTGAAAAAACTTTATGGAATTCGTATTGGAAACGAACAATGTAGGAATTGGATTTCGGCTAACTTACCAAATGCGGAAGTTGTCGACACATCTTCTACAGCGATGGCCGCAAAACTAGTTTCTGAAAGAAGAGATGGCCTTGCCATCGCTTCAAAAATTGCAGGCGAAATTTATAATTTAGGTATCATAGCTGAGGGCATCGAAGATTATTCAGGTAATACAACTCGGTTTTTAGTCATAGGAAAAACAGAATCACCTCAAACGAATGAAGACAAAACTTCAATTGTATTTTCTATTCCTAACCAAACAGGGTCATTATTTCAAATTTTAAAAACCTTTAATGATGTTTCTGTGAACCTAACCAAAATAGAATCAAGACCATTAAAACGTAATTTATGGGAGTATCATTTTTTCATCGATTTTATTGGTCATAAATCAGATCCTAAGATCAAATCTCTCCTAGAAACCATAAGATCACAATGTACCGCTTTGAAAGTCCTCGGTTCTTATCCAACTGCAGGATCCTTTCCCACATGA